ATGATGGTCGCTCTgtctaaaagaaaaagattatTTTGCGACTTTTACATTTTTATCAATGAGAAACAGTTCATTATTAGCTGGTTTTGATACAACTCTTACTCGCAGTCACAACACACCCACTCAGCAAATTCAGAATTTCACTTTTTAATATTGTAATTTTGACCATTCCTGACCAAAACATGGACTGAACACTTGACCAATTGACTTATTTCTCATAGGTTCATAAGTTtgataagaatatatatatatatatggataattaaaaataaaactggtCAATTTGGGATGAAGAAGTTATACCGGCTTTGTCAAAGATTGCTTTCAGCTTAGACACATCTCGAATAGCAATACAAGTATGGCGGTCACGGCCTCCATGCTCAGGTCTTCCAGTCAACGGGTCAGGATTTGGAAGTTCCATCAGATGAATCATCTCAGAACCAATCCACAACCAAGCACCCCTGTAAGGAAGCTTGTCATGTGGCCTTGCTTCGTTTATTTCAAGGCCTAAGTTTGACAAACAGGAACCACTGTCAGAATTTTCAAATACCAAGAATGGTATATGCATGGGAAATGGTAAAAGTTTTTTAACATACCAAGAATATTCTGATAAAAGTCTAGTGACCTTTCCAAGTTCTCACACAACAGTCCAACATGGTGAACACTGACGACTCCATAATCTGCATATTACTAACAAACAATTAATTAACCTCTCACAGCCAAAAACCTATAAATGTATAGACATATATTGGGAAACTAGTATATAAGTACATAAAGAATAAAGATGCTGTGATGGTATATTGTTTATGAATATAAAAAACGATCAGATCACTTTTCGAATGTCCAACAAGCAACCGCCCCACCCATTTATTCTCTTTTAGCGATTTGTAGTTTATACCACaattctctccctctctttctttGGACAAAATATTCTCTGTACTTCCCAACAAAGAAGAAACGGATAATATTAATAAACTAATCTGTTACTTTTTTTGGTTTTCACATCATGAACCTGCTAGTCAAATTGAACCAGTGTCAAACAACAGCTTCAAAGTCCATGTTTAATTAAATCAGACACCAAATTTCAAAAACCCAATTTTAAATACAGTAGAAACTAAGGGCTAAAATAAAATAGAGCGAAAGGTGTTACCATTGCTATCGCTGACTTGAACTGATTGTTTCTCAACAACATCTCCTTCAACAGCCACCTTAGCTTTTGTCACGAAACAGAGCCCGTGACCCTTGATACTTCTCAAACTAGTCGAATTGAAAAGTTTGGATGATGGGTTCGTAGATGTGTTCTTCAAACTAGTAGGGTTTACCTGAAACCATAAAAAGATTCTTAAAAAATTGgtttaagaaaaaataaaaggaaaagtcaAATTATAAAGAGGATTCATATGATGTATCTGTAATATTTGTAtgagaaatattttaattacctTGGGTTGGCAAAGAAGAGAAGGAGGGGGAGTGAGTAGGGAAGCCATGGAAGAGCAGAAACTTAAATGGCTTAGACTGGGGAAACCACTCGTGTTGCCCCTGACTCGCAGTTAAACAAACTCAAGGGACATTATGAGCCACCCATCCACCATTTCCTTAGTTGGGGGTGGTTGTAGCAAATATAAAAAACATATGAGATTAAAATGTGAAATACTAATACTTGAGGGACCATTGGAACAgggcttttatttatttttaattagcaAAAGTTCTTTTTTTCAACAACCAACATTT
This genomic interval from Humulus lupulus chromosome 8, drHumLupu1.1, whole genome shotgun sequence contains the following:
- the LOC133797251 gene encoding glyoxylase I 4, whose translation is MASLLTPPPSLLCQPKVNPTSLKNTSTNPSSKLFNSTSLRSIKGHGLCFVTKAKVAVEGDVVEKQSVQVSDSNDYGVVSVHHVGLLCENLERSLDFYQNILGLEINEARPHDKLPYRGAWLWIGSEMIHLMELPNPDPLTGRPEHGGRDRHTCIAIRDVSKLKAIFDKAGIPYTLSKSGRPAIFARDPDANALEFTQVDI